The Colletotrichum higginsianum IMI 349063 chromosome 2, whole genome shotgun sequence genome has a segment encoding these proteins:
- a CDS encoding NUDIX domain-containing protein: MTAPSRGAFAALGRLRPATPRICRQCARVQIRAPTPSRAYSGAAAAAAASTTMSDSTTVPPSNVGIPPEPKPAGQTAPNYHIKAGVILTRAPLLTRPLTSFEQAYFFYQKRLNERLTLPFITSVYFKPDTPALIDWNMKMKDRQGTVAKELGVYNGKASRAWDDELTVGDNLSKHDTTVDLLLKDSVMRVSDDAEIIPEEDRAPPEALAPRVSEADLKGDTTRLDRAMDRTLYLVVRKDGKDGEKWEFPAAGMSTEENLHEAAQRILDETAGVNMNTWMVGRVPVAAYVKKPTTAREGAAAAKGQKTFFLKGRIMAGQADLTANKHKYKKFKWLTREELKGVLEPAYYRSVRNMMADR; this comes from the exons ATGACGGCCCCTAGCAGAGGCGCAttcgccgccctcgggcGTCTACGAC CTGCCACCCCTAGAATCTGCCGACAATGCGCGAGGGTCCAGATCAGAGCTCCGACCCCCTCGCGGGCGTActcgggcgccgccgccgccgccgccgcctcgacgacgatgagcgactcgacgacggtgccTCCCTCGAATGTCGGCATTCCTCCCGAGCCCAAGCCGGCAGGCCAGACGGCCCCTAATTACCACATCAAAGCGGGCGTGATCCTGACGCGGGCGCCGCTTCTCACGCGGCCCCTGACGTCGTTCGAGCAGGCCTACTTCTTCTACCAGAAGCGGCTCAACGAGCGACTGACGCTGCCCTTCATCACGTCCGTCTACTTCAAGCCCGATACCCCCGCGCTCATCGACTGGAAcatgaagatgaaggaccGCCAAGGCACCGTGGCCAAGGAGCTGGGCGTGTACAACGGCAAGGCGTCGCGAGCctgggacgacgagctgACGGTTGGCGACAATCTGAGCAAGCACGACACGACAGTTGACCTGCTGCTGAAGGACTCCGTCATGCGCGTCagtgacgacgccgagatcATCCCGGAAGAGGATCGGGCGCCGCCCGAGGCCCTCGCGCCGCGGGTGTCGGAGGCAGACCTCAAGGGCGACACGACGAGGCTGGACCGCGCCATGGACCGCACGCTGTACCTGGTCGTCAGGAAGGATGGCAAGGACGGCGAAAAGTGGGAGTTCCCCGCAGCGGGAATGTCCACGGAGGAGAACCTCCACGAG GCCGCGCAGAGGATTCTCGACGAGACGGCGGGCGTCAACATGAACACGTGGATGGTCGGCCGCGTGCCGGTCGCCGCCTACgtgaagaagccgacgaccGCCCGGgagggcgccgcggcggccaagggGCAGAAGACTTTCTTCCTCAAGGGCCGCATCATGGCGGGCCAGGCGGACCTGACGGCCAACAAGCACAAGTACAAGAAGTTCAAGTGGCTCACGCGGGAGGAGCTCAAGGGGGTGCTGGAGCCCGCATACTACCGCAGTGTACGAAACATGATGGCGGACCGGTAA
- a CDS encoding PHD-finger domain-containing protein: MTEPDQCIICLESLQHPSSQPDSANGAGPAATTTTKPAAVYRAIDSDIEILEDPESNFIATLVGCNHVVHDQCIRSWAKNSNTCPICRTPFNEVSLSSELNGPAVNSYAVQDKKQEQEFDIHRWLEENPDDEASEPSPACPICESSDHEEVLLLCDGCNAAYHTHCIGLSGVPQTEYWYCFECAENNAGRSSSSEASDVEVQAHPITQAARSAANRRNVVARRGFLRTQLQARNARREARSLEWQGAWDRIASRIYDATDIDLDNHEDEDLFQGFRRAQAQREQIRETQEHQDWQQRMNIASRLGARDIFAQNIRPAVGYRLDGVPVEPVVQSQPPPPPPETREEQQAWGALERARDAETAPNARKRKARSVTASPQEPAQEPERKLKRPRTRRLPLQGESSGSGSASASASTSASASASTPASGSGSGSGSGSGSGSATLPAAAPTSAAAVTSSPAPTTVLASRPHSNGATQRAQSPISTEPGPSFLSSLLKEVEMSTPSEDETVRNYFGTRSGVDPSSPVTSPSPSSRNSPRALSLTPPPHPRPSSPTLSLSSYVEPRFPKANYSPTRNTGDSSDSDSRSNGAGIRQPRPQRPNRQRPNFSRSQDSSPTRPAIPFETKERISGIVRAALKPHWRAQELTSEQYASINRDVSRKLYEGLRDPQTLDEDAKKAWEKIASKEVARALEELKA, translated from the exons ATGACTGAACCGGATCAGTGCATCATATGCCTGGAGTCGCTGCAGCACCCCTCGTCGCAGCCAGACAGCGCAAACGGGGCGGGACCAGCAGCaaccacaacaacaaaaCCAGCGGCAGTCTACCGTGCCATCGACTCAGACATTGAAATCCTCGAAGATCCAGAGTCCAACTTCATCGCTACTCTCGTGGGCTGCAACCACGTCGTGCACGACCAGTGCATCAGGAGCTGGGCCAAAAACTCCAACACTTGCCCCATATGCCGAACGCCTTTCAATGAGGTCAGTCTATCCTCTGAGCTCAACG GCCCTGCCGTCAATTCCTACGCCGTCCAGGACAAGAAGCAAGAGCAGGAGTTTGACATCCACCGGTGGCTCGAGGAGAACCCCGATGACGAAGCCTCGGAGCCAAGCCCCGCCTGTCCCATTTGCGAGTCTTCCGACCACGAAGAGGTGCTGCTCCTCTGCGACGGCTGCAACGCAGCCTACCACACACACTGTATCGGCCTGTCCGGAGTGCCCCAGACCGAGTACTGGTACTGCTTCGAATGTGCCGAAAACAATGCGGGTCGGTCAAGCTCGAGCGAGGCTTCGGACGTCGAGGTGCAGGCGCACCCCATCACGCAGGCTGCTCGCTCGGCAGCCAACCGACGAAACGTGGTCGCCCGACGAGGCTTCTTGCGGACGCAGTTGCAGGCCAGGAATGCCCGGCGCGAGGCGAGATCTCTCGAGTGGCAGGGCGCCTGGGACCGGATTGCGAGTCGTATCTACGATGCTACTgacatcgacctcgacaaccacgaagacgaagaccTCTTCCAGGGCTTCCGCCGGGCGCAGGCGCAGAGAGAGCAGATCCGCGAGACCCAGGAGCACCAAGACTGGCAGCAGCGCATGAACATCGCCAGCCGCCTAGGCGCCAGAGACATCTTTGCACAGAATATCCGCCCAGCCGTGGGCTATCGCCTGGACGGCGTACCGGTCGAGCCGGTCGTCCAGTCTCAgcctcccccgccccctcccgAGACTCGAGAGGAACAGCAGGCCTGGGGTGCGCTCGAGAGGGCTCGCGACGCCGAGACCGCCCCCAACGCTCGTAAGCGAAAGGCGAGGTCCGTCACGGCTTCCCCCCAAGAGCCCGCTCAAGAACCCGAGCGCAAGCTCAAGCGACCTCGTACCCGCCGATTGCCTCTGCAGGGGGAGTCTTCCGGGTCCGGCTCAGCCTCAGCCTCAGCCTCCACCTccgcctctgcctctgcctctaCCCCAGcttctggctctggctctggctctggctctggctctggctctggctctgctACTTTGCCCGCCGCAGCTCCTACCTCTGCGGCTGCCGTCACATCGTCACCCGCGCCGACAACCGTATTGGCTTCGAGGCCTCACTCGAACGGTGCAACCCAACGCGCCCAGTCTCCGATCAGCACGGAGCCTGGCCCGTCCTTCCTGTCGTCGCTGCTCAAGGAGGTGGAAATGAGCACTCCGTCGGAAGACGAGACGGTGCGGAACTATTTCGGCACGCGTTCTGGCGTCgacccgtcgtcgccggtgacgtccccctccccctcgtcaCGCAACTCTCCGCGGGCGCTGTCCCTCACACCGCCACCACACCCCCGGCCTAGTTCGCCTACGTTATCATTGAGCTCTTATGTGGAACCGAGATTTCCCAAGGCCAACTACTCGCCGACCCGAAACACGGGCGACAGCAGCGACTCCGACAGTCGTTCGAACGGCGCCGGAATCCGCCAGCCTCGACCGCAGCGGCCGAACCGCCAGCGGCCCAACTTTTCTCGGTCGCAGGATTCGTCTCCCACGCGACCGGCCATCCCCTTCGAGACAAAGGAGAGAATCAGCGGCATCGTCCGGGCGGCTCTGAAGCCCCACTGGCGCGCTCAAGAGCTCACGTCGGAGCAGTACGCAAGCATCAACCGAGACGTCTCCCGGAAGCTGTACGAAGGTCTGCGCGATCCCCAAACcttggacgaggatgccAAGAAGGCGTGGGAGAAGATCGCTTCCAAGGAGGTGGCCCGTGCATTGGAGGAACTCAAGGCTTGA
- a CDS encoding 60S ribosomal protein L43, which produces MAKRTKKVGVTGKYGTRYGASLRKQVKKMEISQHATYTCTFCGKPTVKRHSTGIWNCKGCKKTVAGGAYTVSTPAAAAMRSTLRRLREIAEV; this is translated from the exons ATGGCCAAGCGCACGAAG AAGGTCGGAGTGACCGGAAAGTACGGTACCAGATACGGTGCTTCCCTGCGTAAGCaggtgaagaagatggaaATCTCCCAGCACGCCACCTACACCTGCACGTTCTGCGGAAAGCCTACCGTCAAGCGCCACTCCACTGGTATCTGGAACTGCAAGGGCTGCAAGAAGACCGTTGCCGGCGGTGCCTACACTGTCTC CAcccccgctgccgctgccatGCGCTCGACTCTCCGTCGCCTGAGGGAGATTGCCGAGGTTTAA
- a CDS encoding Caf1 family ribonuclease has translation MEVNPDNFWRQLPRILLSIAKSQFVAIDLEMTGIADKNSEERLGNPTKQQIYESAKNIASTFNVFELGISCIISKPDGSYTTESFSFTVSPYLHADTRNDETFVKDVDRRLSVSYSTLKFLRKERIRMEKIYDDCVPYLSRKDVRKATERMEKRMKPWNTKEHPYDEDEEGLSFFSEYIVRSKAKVLVPHMRCRTWNYGATVIVYPVDDEEETDRYKFLQDQLTASLAKYSGIRLVIEALAGGDFAELIDADRVVEAMSVCPGDAQILCQNVHQMLQSTLAARSGDSSESEDQDDYNTSQTSDEWPSDPLLEPDNPWRQPAFVNDWPAPAGTGQNIDFSNGWGDWGSRRQVSTSINGDEGYGCRALGEPSHWEEVCTSDDDDDDDDDDDDPTAQTLGERVADALKTIEDQLKRSRPVIVGHNQFMDLLFLYNTFVDDLPATLDDFLAKIHELFPYILDTKLMAIKHQAIEGEDPLVDLYDRFSDRKAMPHIDWPPGYGYGRSGTAHQAGFDSYMTGTVFLRLACRLAYENLTGGGGDEQVGQRMKLFYSREWLSAIGRNPDHFQGPRASSPDWPESSDTDDTGVNQPEWDDVAFDLVRNTIRIAPRRTVYLGQRGESEALETRARGNPR, from the exons ATGGAAGTCAACCCAGATAACTTCTGGAGGCAGCTGCCTCGGATTCTTCTGTCCATCGCCAAATCACAGTTTGTCGCCATTGATCTTGAGATGACCGGGATCGCGGACAAGAACTCGGAAGAGAGACTCGGGAACCCGACGAAGCAGCAAATCTACGAATCCGCCAAAAACATTGCATCCACTTTCAACGTGTTCGAGCTTGGTATTAGTTGCATCATATCCAAGCCAG ATGGCTCATACACGACCGAGTCCTTCAGCTTTACCGTCAGCCCCTACCTGCATGCCGACACCCGGAATGACGAGACATTCGTCAAGGACGTCGACCGAAGACTTTCAGTCTCGTACAGCACTCTTAAGTTTTTGAGAAAGGAGAGGATACGAATGGAGAAAATCTACGACGATTGCGTACCGTACCTCAGCCGCAAGGACGTTCGCAAGGCTACCGAGCGAatggagaagaggatgaagccGTGGAACACCAAAGAGCACCCttacgacgaggacgaagaaggcctCTCGTTTTTCAGCGAATAT ATCGTCCGCAGCAAGGCCAAGGTGCTCGTTCCGCACATGAGGTGTCGCACTTGGAACTATGGCGCAACAGTGATCGTCTACCCAGtggatgacgaagaagaaacagaC AGATACAAGTTCCTACAGGACCAGCTCACGGCCTCATTGGCCAAATACTCAG GGATCCGGCTGGTCATTGAAGCCCTTGCCGGTGGGGACTTTGCGGAACTGATCGATGCGGACCGCGTCGTAGAGGCAATGTCAGTGTGCCCAGGTGATGCGCAGATACTATGTCAGAATGTACACCAGATGCTTCAATCAACATTGGCAGCGCGCTCCGGGGACTCATCAGAGAGCGAAGACCAGGACGACTACAATACGTCCCAGACATCCGACGAGTGGCCCTCCGATCCTCTCCTGGAGCCCGACAACCCCTGGAGGCAGCCTGCTTTTGTCAATGACTGGCCGGCACCTGCAGGGACTGGCCAGAATATCGACTTCTCTAACGGCTGGGGCGATTGGGGCAGCCGGAGGCAAGTCAGCACCAGCATCAACGGCGATGAAGGATATGGCTGTAGAGCCCTTGGAGAGCCGAGCCACTGGGAAGAGGTGTGCAcaagcgacgacgacgacgacgacgacgacgacgacgacgacccgacTGCACAGACCCTTGGCGAAAGAGTGGCGGATGCCCTCAAAACAATCGAGGACCAACTGAAGAGATCACGGCCCGTCATTGTCGGCCACAACCAGTTCATGGACCTGTTGTTCTTGTACAACACATTTGTCGACGACCTGCCCGCCACTTTGGACGACTTCTTGGCAAAGATTCATGAATTGTTTCCCTACATATTGGACACGAAGCTAATGGCAATCAAACACCAAGCGATCGAGGGCGAAGACCCCTTGGTTGACCTATACGACAGGTTCAGCGACCGCAAGGCAATGCCGCATATAGATTGGCCGCCGGGATATGGCTATGGTCGCAGTGGCACAGCTCATCAAGCCGGCTTCGACA GCTACATGACGGGAACTGTTTTCCTACGACTGGCCTGCAGGTTGGCATACGAGAACctgacgggcggcggcggcgacgaacAGGTTGGCCAGCGTATGAAGTTGTTTTACAGCAGAGAGTGGCTGTCAGCCATCGGACGCAATCCCGACCACTTCCAGGGCCCGAGAGCCTCCAGCCCCGATTGGCCGGAGTCGTCGGATACCGATGATACCGGAGTCAACCAGCCCGAATGGGACGATGTCGCATTTGACTTGGTCCGGAACACAATCCGAATTGCGCCCCGGAGAACGGTTTACCTTGGACAGCGAGGAGAGAGCGAGGCTCTCGAGACACGGGCACGCGGAAATCCTCGGTAG